In Caldicoprobacter guelmensis, the sequence TGCCCTTGGGAGCAGCGCCTATGGCTTATACATTGTGGGCACGACATATGAAGCACAATCCTTGCAATCCAAAATGGGCAAACAGGGACAGGTTTGTGTTGTCGGCTGGACATGCTTCAATGCTTATTTATTCGCTGCTACACCTCTTTGGATATGGACTTACCATTGAAGATATAAAGAACTTCAGGCAGTTTGGCAGCAAGACGCCCGGACATCCGGAATACGGGCATACGCCAGGAGTGGAGACCACTACCGGTCCACTGGGTCAAGGGTTTGCCAACGCTGTTGGCATGGCTTTGGCTGAGGCTTACCTCGCTGCCAAGTTTAATCGGCCGGGGTATAATATTGTAGACCACTATACATATGTGATAGCAGGCGATGGCTGTATGATGGAAGGTATAAGCTATGAGGCCGCTTCGCTGGCAGGTACCCTGGGATTGGGCAAGTTGATTGTGCTTTACGATTCAAACTCTATATCCATTGAAGGGCCAACCGATATCGCTTTTAGGGAAGATGTGGGCAAGCGCTTTGAAGCTCAAGGCTGGCAGGTTTTGAAAGTTGAGGATGGAAATGATATAGAGGCCATCGATAAGGCAATTGCTGAGGCAAAAGCTGAGATTACGAAGCCATCACTTATAATAGTGAAGACCGAGATTGCATATGGTTGCCCTGCAAAGCAGGGCAGGGCATCGGCTCATGGGGAACCGCTGGGGGAAGAAAACATCAAACAGATGAAGGAGTATTTAGGTTGGCCTAGCCAAGAGCCCTTCTATGTGCCTCCGGAAGTGAAAGAGCACATGAGTACTTTGGTGGAAAAAGGCAAAAAGGCTGAAGAAGAATGGAATTTGTTGTGGGAGGCTTATTCCAAAGAGTATCCCGAGTTGGCAGAGGAATGGAAAGTATGGCACAGCGATGCCTTGCCTGTGGATTTGTTGAACGATGAGGACTTCTGGAAGTTTGAGGGCAAGACAGCGACCCGTAACGCCTCCGGTGAGGTTATAAACCGCCTAGCGAAGGTCATACCCAACCTCATTGGAGGTTCGGCGGATTTAGCTCCATCCAACAAGACTACAATGAAGGAGCGCGGGGATTTCTCGGCCGAGAACCGTACCGGTTCAAACCTCCATTTTGGTGTCCGTGAACACGCCATGGCCGCCATTGCCAACGGAATGGCGTTGCATGGTGGGCTCAGGGTGTATGTGGCAACCTTCTTTGTGTTCAGCGATTATATGAAGGCTGCCATGAGGTTGTCTGCTCTGATGGGATTGCCAGTGATCTACGTTCTCACCCATGACAGCATTGGTGTGGGTGAAGATGGTCCTACACATCAACCGGTAGAACATCTGGCTGCATTGAGGAGTATTCCTAATTTTATCGTTTTCCGTCCGGCTGACTCTAAGGAGACGGCTGCTGGTTGGTATGTAGCGCTTACAAGAAGAACAGGACCAACGGCTCTTGTGCTTACACGCCAAAATGTGCCTCTGTATCAGGAAACCGGTAAAGAAGCATTAAAGGGTGCGTATATCCTTGTGGACTCCGAGAAGGAGAAGCCCGATATTATACTGATTGCATCAGGTTCCGAGGTCCAACTTGTGTATGAAGCCCACAAGGTGCTTAAGGAAAAAGGTATTGATGCCCGAGTGGTAAGCATGCCGTCTTGGGAGTTGTTTGAAGAGCAGCCAGAGGAGTACAAACAGAAAGTGTTGCCGGACGATGTAAAGGCCAGGTTAGCTGTTGAAGCCGGGTCTTCTCTAGGATGGCATCGTTATGTCGGATTCGAAGGAGATATAATAGCTCTGGATAGGTTTGGAGCATCCGGCCCGGCGGATGTGCTGTTTAGGGAGTTTGGCTTTACAGTGGACACAGTGGTTGAGCGAGCTTTGAAGTTGATAGGAAAAGTTTAAGGAGGTTTAAAAAAGGAGCCGATGCAGTCGGCTCCTTTTTTAATTGCTTTTAGGTAAGTTATGATGGGCACAATATGATGCTAAAATGTGAATAAAAAAAACTGACATAGATGATGCTGTTTTTTATGTCTATAAATTTGCCCTAATGTCCCTGACTTTGCTGTGTAGGTGGATGGAGGATTACTCTGTCGTGTAACAGGCTACGATCTTGCCAAAATAGAAGGTATGATAGTCAGAAGAAGGGTAGCATTTTTGTGTCAGCTGTGCATCCAGGTTTTCAGGTACCATGTCTTGCTTGTATATAACTTTGCATTCATAATGCAGCGTGCACTCTCCTATGATGGGGGCATCCACCTTTATACCAGGAATTGGGGTGAGATTGCATTCCTTGAACTTATCAAAATCACGGCCTGATCTGCTGCCACAAAAAGCCAGTGCTTTTTTTAGATCGCGATTTAGCGGAACGCTCACGGTAAATTCACCAGACTGTTCAATAAGACCGTGAGTATACCTGGATTTTCTAACAGGTACTAGAAATATGGGTTCTCCCCAAAAAATTGTAATTCCTCCCCACCCAATGACCATGGTATTTGCCTTTTCGCCTTTTGAAGACAAAAAGAGTCCCCCTGACTTTAGTTGATTTTCTACCTCTAAAATATATTTGTCGTAAGGCACTTCTATTACATTTCTCATTTGTCATTTCCCCCTTTCGGCTTGCCAAAATTTAGTATTTTAATGATATTAAAGATTGGTTATACTAATCTCAATATACCACATTTTTACACTTTGTTTCAACCTCCATTTCAATAATTAGGTTTTTCTATGAAAACTTGTTTTGAATTTATAGTCGTATCCAAAATTTTATGGTATAATTAGGCTAAAATAAGAAAATGTGGGGGGGATAGCAAGATGGCAGCCTTTCAAATTGGGGTTATGGTAGATTCGTTTCGCGTAGAATTAGAGGAGGGCATAAAAAAGGCTAAAGAAGTAGGAGCTACAGGAATACAGATTTACGCTACATACGGGCGTATGGCTCCGGAAAATTTGAGCGTTGCTCAGCGTAAGGAGATACTTGACATGATAAAGTCCAATGGCTTAGTGGTGTCAGCTATATGCGGTGATTTGGGAGGACATGGCTTTGCTAAGCCTGAGGATAATTTATGGAAAATAGAGAAATCCAAAAGGATCATGGACCTGGCTAAGGATTTGGAAGCGAATGTCGTTACTACTCATATTGGGGTTATACCGGAGGACGAAAACCATCCCAGATGGAGAATACTTCAAGATGCATGCGGTGAGCTGGCTGAATATGGCGACAGCGTAGGAGCGTATTTTGCTATCGAAACCGGTCCAGAAAAAGCTGTGACCCTTAAGAAGTTTTTGGATAGCTTAAAGTCAAACGGTGTAGGTGTTAACTTTGACCCTGCTAACTTGGTCATGGTTACAGGGGATGACCCGGTACAGGCGGTTTACACTTTGAAGGATTACATAGTTCACACCCATGCTAAAGATGGTATTATGAAGAAACAGACAGATCCAGAAATTATATACAACTTTTTTGCAGAAGGTGGTATAGAGGATCTGCGCCTGGAAGATTACTTTAAGGAGACTCCTTTAGGTGAGGGACAAGTGGACTTTGATCGATATCTTAAGGCTTTATATGAGATAGGTTATCGTGGTTTTCTTACAATAGAGAGGGAAGTTGGAGATAATCCCGAAGAAGATATACGACAGGCTGTAATCTTCTTGAAAGAAAAGATAAAGGTATTTGAATGAAATTAGAATACTTATAGGATTTTAAAGGGGGATGGGAATAATGAGCCAGGATAGAGTAAGGATTGGAATAATTGGTGTGGGTTCAATTAGTCATGCCCACATCCAGGCGTATAAGCAATTGCCCAATGTGGAGCTAGTCGCGGCTTGTGATATCAATGCCGAAAGGGCTGAAGAAGTGGCAAAACAATATGGTATCTCCCATGTTTATACTGATTATGACGAGATGTTTAAGGAAATTGAGCTAGATGGGGTTAGCGTATGTACTTGGAATAATGGTCATGCGCCTGCTACTATTGCAGCCTTAAAAGCGGGGGTCAATGTGTTGTGTGAGAAGCCTCTTGCGCTGAATGCGCAGGAAGCCCAGGCTATGGTTGACACCGCAGAGAGTACGGGAAGGCTTTTGATGGTAGGTTTTGTAAGGAGATTTGCAGAAAACGCTCAATTTTTAAAGTCAATCATTGAACAGGGTGAACTAGGTAGAATATATTACGCTAAAACTGGGTGTATAAGGCGGTGTGGCAACCCTGGAGGTTGGTTTTCCGATAAGAAGCGTTCAGGAGGGGGACCGCTTATTGATCTGGGTGTCCATATTATAGACCTGGTATGGTTCCTGATGGGCAAACCCAAGGCCTTATCGGCTGTCGGGTCTACGTTTAACTATGTCGGTTCCCGTTCCCATGTGAAAGGCATCAGCTGGTATAAATCGGCTGATTATAGCGATTATAACGATGTGGAGGACAGCGCTGTAGCAATGGTGAAGTTTGATAATGGTGCGACGGTGTTTGTTGAGACCAGCTGGACGCAAAATATAAAGCAGGACCATCTCTATTTAGAATTGTATGGTTCAAAAGCAGGGGCGATTTTGGAACCTGAACTGCGGATAATGGGGGAGAAGGATGGATATCTGGTAGATTGGGTGCCCAAAATGGATGTATCAAAAAATAGCTTTCAAGAGATGTTTAATAGGGAGATCGCACATTTTGTGGATTGTATTTCAACTGGCGCTCCGTGTTTGAGTCCCGGAGCGGATGGTTTGGAGATAATGAAGATACTGGATGCCATTTACAAATCGGCTGAAATTGGGAAAGAAGTTGCTATA encodes:
- the tkt gene encoding transketolase, translating into MDRVEQLCINTIRILSAEAVEKAKSGHPGMPLGAAPMAYTLWARHMKHNPCNPKWANRDRFVLSAGHASMLIYSLLHLFGYGLTIEDIKNFRQFGSKTPGHPEYGHTPGVETTTGPLGQGFANAVGMALAEAYLAAKFNRPGYNIVDHYTYVIAGDGCMMEGISYEAASLAGTLGLGKLIVLYDSNSISIEGPTDIAFREDVGKRFEAQGWQVLKVEDGNDIEAIDKAIAEAKAEITKPSLIIVKTEIAYGCPAKQGRASAHGEPLGEENIKQMKEYLGWPSQEPFYVPPEVKEHMSTLVEKGKKAEEEWNLLWEAYSKEYPELAEEWKVWHSDALPVDLLNDEDFWKFEGKTATRNASGEVINRLAKVIPNLIGGSADLAPSNKTTMKERGDFSAENRTGSNLHFGVREHAMAAIANGMALHGGLRVYVATFFVFSDYMKAAMRLSALMGLPVIYVLTHDSIGVGEDGPTHQPVEHLAALRSIPNFIVFRPADSKETAAGWYVALTRRTGPTALVLTRQNVPLYQETGKEALKGAYILVDSEKEKPDIILIASGSEVQLVYEAHKVLKEKGIDARVVSMPSWELFEEQPEEYKQKVLPDDVKARLAVEAGSSLGWHRYVGFEGDIIALDRFGASGPADVLFREFGFTVDTVVERALKLIGKV
- a CDS encoding flavin reductase family protein produces the protein MRNVIEVPYDKYILEVENQLKSGGLFLSSKGEKANTMVIGWGGITIFWGEPIFLVPVRKSRYTHGLIEQSGEFTVSVPLNRDLKKALAFCGSRSGRDFDKFKECNLTPIPGIKVDAPIIGECTLHYECKVIYKQDMVPENLDAQLTQKCYPSSDYHTFYFGKIVACYTTE
- a CDS encoding sugar phosphate isomerase/epimerase family protein translates to MAAFQIGVMVDSFRVELEEGIKKAKEVGATGIQIYATYGRMAPENLSVAQRKEILDMIKSNGLVVSAICGDLGGHGFAKPEDNLWKIEKSKRIMDLAKDLEANVVTTHIGVIPEDENHPRWRILQDACGELAEYGDSVGAYFAIETGPEKAVTLKKFLDSLKSNGVGVNFDPANLVMVTGDDPVQAVYTLKDYIVHTHAKDGIMKKQTDPEIIYNFFAEGGIEDLRLEDYFKETPLGEGQVDFDRYLKALYEIGYRGFLTIEREVGDNPEEDIRQAVIFLKEKIKVFE
- a CDS encoding Gfo/Idh/MocA family protein, translated to MSQDRVRIGIIGVGSISHAHIQAYKQLPNVELVAACDINAERAEEVAKQYGISHVYTDYDEMFKEIELDGVSVCTWNNGHAPATIAALKAGVNVLCEKPLALNAQEAQAMVDTAESTGRLLMVGFVRRFAENAQFLKSIIEQGELGRIYYAKTGCIRRCGNPGGWFSDKKRSGGGPLIDLGVHIIDLVWFLMGKPKALSAVGSTFNYVGSRSHVKGISWYKSADYSDYNDVEDSAVAMVKFDNGATVFVETSWTQNIKQDHLYLELYGSKAGAILEPELRIMGEKDGYLVDWVPKMDVSKNSFQEMFNREIAHFVDCISTGAPCLSPGADGLEIMKILDAIYKSAEIGKEVAIT